In the Cytophagales bacterium genome, one interval contains:
- a CDS encoding response regulator transcription factor, which translates to MKIIIADDHPLIAAGISANLETMEHTEVVCMATNGQEVLDYLESNDADLVLMDLEMPEMNGLDCARKMRVQFPGVLIIILSMYEEPELVSQFRELGIKGYLLKTSPMEEIQQAIHDVMSGGSHYSESIMKKVGQESFSNVSPVPSFQTSALASRLSKRELEIIPLFSKGYTNAQIADMLFLSARTVETHRSNIFKKTKTKNIAELIRFAFKNGLI; encoded by the coding sequence ATGAAAATCATTATTGCAGATGATCATCCATTGATTGCCGCGGGTATCTCTGCCAATTTGGAAACCATGGAACACACAGAGGTGGTATGCATGGCGACGAATGGACAGGAAGTACTGGATTACCTTGAAAGCAATGATGCGGACCTGGTACTGATGGACCTGGAAATGCCTGAGATGAATGGGCTGGATTGTGCCCGAAAGATGCGTGTACAATTTCCTGGTGTTTTGATCATTATACTCAGCATGTACGAAGAACCGGAGCTTGTATCTCAGTTTCGGGAACTGGGGATCAAAGGGTACTTACTGAAGACTTCACCCATGGAAGAGATCCAACAGGCCATTCATGATGTCATGAGCGGTGGTTCGCACTACAGTGAATCGATCATGAAGAAAGTAGGGCAGGAGTCATTCAGTAATGTTAGTCCCGTGCCATCTTTTCAAACATCGGCGCTGGCTAGTCGATTGTCTAAGCGAGAATTGGAGATCATCCCACTCTTTTCTAAAGGGTATACCAATGCTCAGATTGCCGATATGTTATTCTTGAGTGCCCGGACCGTAGAGACACATCGATCGAATATTTTCAAAAAGACCAAGACCAAAAACATTGCGGAACTTATCCGATTTGCTTTTAAGAATGGGTTGATTTAA